Part of the bacterium genome, CGCAACCAGCGACCCTGTTCGGTGTTTCCTTCGCGGTCGTCAGCGCTTCTTGAAAAGATAGGTAAACAGCCCGGTCAGGACCGTCCTGCCGCTCTGAGAGACACGCACCTCGGAGACCCCCAGACGACGTCCACGCCGCACTACCTGGGCCACCGCCTCCAGGGCTCCGTTCTCGAGTCTCGCGGGCTCGAGAAAATTGACCTTGAACTCGACTCCGGTCATGGTCTCGTCTTGGCCGAGACTCGACACGAAGGCGTAGGCCGATGCGGTGTCGGCAAAGGCTGCTACCAGGCCTCCTTGCACCACACCTCCCTCCTGCCGAAACTCCTCGCGCACCGGCATGGTCACGACACAGCTCCTTTCGTCGCACGCAACCAGCTCGAAGTCCAGGAACCGGTTGAACGGTACGCTGGCGAAGAACTCTCGCACCCCGCTCGGTGAGCTCATCGGGTCATCGGTCACGCCCAACCAGGCCTACCAGGGCAGCTGTCGGATCACGATCTCCTCGGCGATCTTCCAGGCATCATCCTCCCGCACCATCCGCAAGGTCTTGCGGACACGATCGCGAAAGGTGTCCGACTGATACGACTGGGTAAACGTCACTCGCATCTCGTTGGGCGACGTCTCTTGCACTTCCAGCGAGACCACGGTCACTCGAATGGCACCTTGATTGAGGAGGCGCTCTCGACGGCGATCTTCCCAGGCCGCTCGAGCCACTCCGGAAGCCGGCACGAAACCCACCGAGTAGTAAGAAAGGTACTCGTCCACTCGGCGTTCCGACCACGCTTGCGCCCACTCCTGCACGACCTCGCGCACTCTCTCCCGCGGGGAGGAGCTGGTATCGACGACCTGGGTGGCCGGCGCGGCGCTCGAATCCGGAACCGCCGCCGATGCCATCGCGTCTGTCGCACTCTCTCCACCGGCTTCATTCTTGGCCACCCGGTCCTCCTGTGCTCGCTCGACTCCGGGCGGACCGCCGACCCGCGAGCTGCCGGTCAGCTCCCCCAGCCTCGCTTCGAGGCCCTCGATCCGCGGGCGCACCCAGAACTGATTGAAGAGCAGGACCATACAGACGCCGGCAAGCAGACCGAACACCGCCAGTTCGAGGAATCGGCCAACCCCCAGCCTCCTCCGGGCCGAACGCGCCCCGCCGACGCCGACCGCCGGCGGCGGCGCGGCGGGTACATCGACCGAGGCCTGGGCCGATTCGCGAATGGACTCCGGCACCGAAGGAGTACCTTCGAACGCGAGCTCCGGTTCGGGCTCTTCGAGCTCGCCCGGTGGGGAATCTTCCGGCGGCGGCGCCGCCCAGGCGGTCTCCGAGGGCTCGAAGGTCAGCGGCTCCCGCTCCGGCGGCCGCTCTCGGTCGGGCCTGCCCGACACCGGGTCGCCCGGCTCTTCGAGCTCGACCTCGAGTACGTCGGTCTCCGGAGGTTGAGGCGGCACTTCCGGCGCCGCATCCGGCGAGGGCTCGGGAGGCGAAGTAACAGATCCGGCATCCAGCGAGCTCTCGACCGCCGTTTCCTGAAGGGGCATTCCCGCGTCGGCCTCGACATCCGTTGCCTCGACCAGTGTCTCGGCGGCAGCCAGGATCTCGTCGGACAATGCTCCAGAGGGCTGTTCTTCTCCGGCTTCGGTGACCTCGCCGACTTCGCCCTCCAGATCAAAAGTCGAGTCTCCCGCCTTGAGCCTCTCTTCGACGATTCGCCGAATCAGCTCCTCGCTGCCCTCGTTGAGATCGAGGAATCGAACCCCCATCCCGCACGGCTCATCGGCGGACATCGAGAGCCGCCGGACCCAGACCACTTCGGCGCGTCCACTCACCAGCGGATAGCCATCGGCCAGGGAACACTCGAACTCGAACTGCTCGCCGGGCGGCTGTGGGTTCTCCGAGCCGACGAACATCCCACCCGGCGAGATGTTGCCGGCGATCTCGGTCAGGAAGTCCTGGAATTTCGAGAATCTGAGCTGAACCGCGCGGTTCAGATCGATCCGGTCATTGCCCTTCTTGTGCGGTTGTGATGGCCCGTTTCCCATTCCGTGATCCTGCCGGACGAATTGGGCTGAAAACCCCGGTTTGAGGAGCTTCTCCGTAAGGAATCGAAGCGTAACACGGAGAGAAATCCGAGACTATCAAGAGCCGGCTGCGGAATGGCTCGTTGACTCGCGTTGGGGTCTTCGGGCAATCTGTCGGCGTCGTGCGTTGCCTGCGTCGAGTCATGAGCTCCGGGAGCCTTGTGGTCCTCGTGATCCTCGGCGTCGCGGCACTCGGGCTGGGATGCGCCTCGAGGGCGCCGGCAAGGACCTCCGAAACCAGAACAGCGACCCTCGCAGCCACCCAAGATCAAACAACCGATGGCATCGCGCGACCCGTGCGCGAGCGAGCGCCGGACACCGGCCCACTCCGGTCGGCAATTGCGCCGTCGGGCCTTGTGCCGATCGATGTCGATCCGCTCGTCGTCGCGACGGCGCCGCGAGTCGCCGAACCGATTCGCGCGCCGTCCTCCGTCTTCGAGGCCAGAAAACTGACGGCGGAGGTTCCCACCGCCGGAGCACCGAAGCCGGGCAGCCGAGGTCTGGGATTCCCCGGTGCGACCGGGGCCGGAGCGCAAGCGGCGGACGGGCTCACGGGCGACAGTCCGGAGCCCGAGGGCCCGGCACTTCTAGCCGGTTTCGACACCAACGATTTCGACACCAACAACGTCCATGAAGGCTCGTTCTTCATACCGCCGGATTCCCATGCCGCCGCCGGGACCGGGCACCTGATGAACGTGACCAACGTGACCGTGCGCATTCATGAAAAGAACGGAACCTTGAAGCTCGACACGGCGCTGGCCGATTTCTTCTCGTCACTTGCTCCGGTGACGGCGCTTTTCGATCCCAAGATTCGCTACGACCACTTCGCCGGCCGCTTCGTGGTGGTGGCTCTGGAGCAGCGAGAGGTCCCGCCGGCCACCAAGGAGTCGCGGATCCTGCTGGCCGTCTCCGACGACTCCAATCCCGAGGGAACCTGGTACCAGACTTCGATCCCCTCGAGGTTGATGATCTCGGGCTTCGACCGCTGGGCGGACTATCCCGGCTTCGCGATCGACGAGGAAGCCGTCTACATCACGACCAACATGTTTTGTTTCAGCTCGAGCGTCGACCCCGGCTGCACCCCCGGTTTCGCCGGCGTCCGGCTATGGGTCGTGTCCAAGACCCAAGGGACCGGCGGCGGCTTCTACGCCGGGGGAACGCCGACGGTCTACGGACCGAGTGATCCCTACACCTGCGCGGACTGCTTCGCAACGACCACCCAGCCAGCCCACGTCTTCGGCTCGCCGCCCACCAGTCCGACCAACGTCGGGACCTTTCTGGTTTCCTACTCCGGTCTGAGCGAGCCCCCCGCAACCGACAACCTCGTCCAGATCGTGAGAATCGACGATCCGGCGAGCGCCTCACCGACCTTCACCCAAGAGCTAGTCAACGTCGGCGATCTCGGCTCCGCCATTCCCGACGCACCGCAGCCGGGCTCGACAGCGTTGATCGCGACCAACAACCGCCGAGCCCTGGACTCGGTGTGGAGAGACAGTCAGCTCTACCTGACGGCGACGATCGAGCCCGAGACCGGCCCCGATGCCGGCCAGGCCACGGCCCACTGGTGGCAGCTAGACACGACCACCCTGTCGAACGGAATCGACCCACCCGAAACGCTGCTCACCGACCAGGGGGATATCGGCGGCGAAGACCTCGCCCCCGGCACCCACACCTACTTTCCCTCGGTCATGACCAACGGCTCCGGAGCGCTGGGCTTCGGCTTTTCGGCCTCGGGTCCGAGCCTGTTCGCCGGCGCCTATTTCGCCACCCGCGATCCTTCCGACCCCGCTGGAACAAATCGCGGCTCCGAGACGGTGCGCGCCGGCGTCGACCACTACTTCCGTTCCTTCTCGGGCAGCACCAATCGCTGGGGGGACTACTCCTCGATCAGCCAGGATCCTTTGGAAACCGATTGCTTTTGGGTCTACAACCAGTACGCGGACACCCGCGGCTCGGTCACCAACGGCAGCCAGGACGGACGCTGGGGCACGGCCTACGGCAAGTTCTGCCTGCGTGCCTGTGCCGCCCTGGAAACACGCACGGGCACGCTCTCAGGTTCCCAGTCGATCACGGCCGAGCAGGTCGAGTTCGGCCCGAGTCTCCTCCTGGATGCGACCGCCGACGTCACCGTGGAGACAAACATTTTGATCATCCAGAGCGACACCAAGATTGTCGGCGACCTGTCAGTTTACACCGAGGCCTGCATCTAAGGCCCACACCGAGACATCGCCACCGTGGCGTTTCCCATCGAGATTCCTCGCTCTCGCTCGGAATGACACGGTCGCGTGCGGGACCGGATTCCGAGGCGCAAGGGCTTGGTCCGGCCATTGAGATTGACCTATAATGCAGCAACTGCGAAGCCGATAACGGCGAGCATAAGGAGAGATTCCGAGAGAAGGGAGACGCATGTCATACGTCATCACCGAAAAATGTCTGGGCGAGCGTTACGCGACCTGTGTGGAGGTCTGCCCCGTCGACTGCATCCATCCGGGCGAATACGAGCACGAAGGAGACTACGGCAACGAGTTCATGGTCATCGATCCGGATGCCTGCATCGACTGTAGCCTCTGCAAGCCCGAGTGCCCGATCGACGCGATCGTCGAGACCGAGGCAGAAGATCCGGAATGGGCTGAGATCAACCGCAAACTGGCTCTGGACGACGGCTGGAACGAGCACGATCCGGTCGAGCCGAGAGCCCGCGACGACGAACCGCATCGCCCCGACGTGAACGAGATCGTCAATCCGTAGGAACCCTCCAAATCCGCAAGAACGAAAGGGCCGGCGCCGAGCGCCGGCCTTTTTCTTGGCCGAGCTAAGGCTGCTCGAATTCCAACAGTCGGTCGACTCCGTCGACCGCGAGCTCCTGCTCGGTTCCGTCGGGCCAGATCACGATCAGCGACTCGACGTTCTGCGCGTCTCCCAAACCGAAGGTCACCGGCAGCTCAGACTGCGACTGATAGCTCTTGGTGGGGGTCACGGTCCGACGCTGCGTGGTTCCGGCCGCTGAAAGGACCAGTCGGGCGCCGATCGCTTCG contains:
- a CDS encoding PaaI family thioesterase, whose protein sequence is MSSPSGVREFFASVPFNRFLDFELVACDERSCVVTMPVREEFRQEGGVVQGGLVAAFADTASAYAFVSSLGQDETMTGVEFKVNFLEPARLENGALEAVAQVVRRGRRLGVSEVRVSQSGRTVLTGLFTYLFKKR
- a CDS encoding 4Fe-4S dicluster domain-containing protein — its product is MSYVITEKCLGERYATCVEVCPVDCIHPGEYEHEGDYGNEFMVIDPDACIDCSLCKPECPIDAIVETEAEDPEWAEINRKLALDDGWNEHDPVEPRARDDEPHRPDVNEIVNP